The Neodiprion virginianus isolate iyNeoVirg1 chromosome 5, iyNeoVirg1.1, whole genome shotgun sequence genome contains a region encoding:
- the LOC124304396 gene encoding uncharacterized protein LOC124304396 isoform X42 — MRTYRSYDVNAVEGGGTESSPVQRKPFFIVKLILFLVLCAIIITLCILWVSKSKEASRDNNIVGKQDGLQGGYDGTSQMPVSEFDTQETTTTETPDTSPLTAGGESRQETTTTETPDTSPSTAGVESRQETTTPQTPDTSPLTAGGESRQETTTPQTPDTSPSTAGGESRQETTTTETPDTSPLTAGVESRQEPTTTETPDTSPSTAGGESRQETTTTETPDTSPSTAGVESRQETTTPQTPDTSPSTAGVESRQETTTPQTPDTSPSTAGIESRQETTTPQTPDTSPSTAGGESRQETTTTETPDTSPSTAGVESRQETTTPQTPDTSPSTAGVESRQETTTPQTPDTSPSTAGVESRQETTTPQTPDTSPSTASDESRQEPTTTETPDTSPSTNHMQPVTLSEVMSKMAKATASRILSYMNHSSDACDDFYEYACGEFEDNQLTIENDLAEQAMQRIFTEAQKRRSDKQPFLDYYESCLNYEKTTNQSERLTNVRRAVQEIGRFDYTDNIGKDDTQPKFIDTLRRLFERNSALLFDITPDLAVTEGNCNTEPETVQFTWKIGPLISRTDPYTNRRAEECYKQQESVRNKPEVNLTEVYGTYKECKNYLGTFTTSIKDSVKKIFETDFDRSERIGVDVEKLIELFRLPEMDEDEIRKAYATKKYILKGDDDLSVRWARNQSPFLDFKKLLPPRANVERKRWHGYLLEDLTRAVKNVAFRSYRIDDETWINDALLAIYANDVYHEFAAPRHDVENYCKRLATNLMKTHASSLYMSSFKSEELEVMDRTVIEMFEKLRKTLESNVLKQKWIGKKSKEAILKKIASLSIATPAHRTDYHNSNDNEIELTGDFFNDTMALRKMYRTSMYQMLDKRPSEEIWTYFAQPYDASTSSIYELEKIIIPFGAVDWRFLDRSYTTSTQHLGLATLGTLIANEITHHFDFTGINYLNGRKGRGVAPVFCSSTEDDIAYRSDYKNHYQNLRGKMDSIFLPSTSQNIHYSISDLSLNERFSDDAGLRLAYDTMLNLPAEAKIPLPWLSNSESNEIQQFFLAYAQMQCTKKPLTTSFRSLYEDENLPSRLRIAITAANNEALGEAWQCKTGTKVRPEEKTYNFPHLDGIDFGRDTEALPPYQ, encoded by the exons atgcGGACCTATAGGTCGTACGACGTGAATGCTGTGGAAGGAGGTGGGACGGAGTCTTCTCCAGTTCAACGAAAACCTTTCTTTATCGTTAAACTGATCTTATTTCTTGTACTTTGTGCCATAATTATCACATTGTGCATATTGTGGGTGTCAAAAAGTAAAGAAGCGTCGAGGGATAATAATATCGTAGGAAAACAG GATGGATTACAAGGAGGGTATGATGGAACAAGTCAAATGCCTGTCAGCGAATTTGATACACAGGAGACTACGACTACTGAAACACCGGACACTTCACCTTTAAC GGCAGGCGGCGAATCTAGACAGGAGACTACGACTACTGAAACACCGGACACTTCACCTTCTAC GGCAGGTGTCGAATCTAGACAGGAGACTACGACTCCCCAAACACCGGACACTTCACCTTTAAC GGCAGGCGGCGAATCTAGACAGGAGACTACGACTCCCCAAACACCGGACACTTCACCTTCTAC GGCAGGCGGCGAATCTAGACAGGAGACTACGACTACTGAAACACCGGACACTTCTCCTTTAAC GGCAGGCGTCGAATCTAGACAGGAGCCTACGACTACTGAAACACCGGACACTTCACCTTCAAC GGCAGGCGGCGAATCTAGACAGGAGACTACGACTACTGAAACACCGGACACTTCACCTTCTAC GGCAGGCGTCGAATCTAGACAGGAGACTACGACTCCCCAAACACCGGACACTTCACCTTCAAC GGCAGGCGTCGAATCTAGACAGGAGACTACGACTCCCCAAACACCGGACACTTCACCTTCAAC GGCAGGCATCGAATCTAGACAGGAGACTACGACTCCCCAAACACCGGACACTTCACCTTCTAC GGCAGGCGGCGAATCTAGACAGGAGACTACGACTACTGAAACACCGGACACTTCACCTTCTAC GGCAGGCGTCGAATCTAGACAGGAGACTACGACTCCCCAAACACCGGACACTTCACCTTCAAC GGCAGGCGTCGAATCTAGACAGGAGACTACGACTCCCCAAACACCGGACACTTCACCTTCAAC GGCAGGCGTCGAATCTAGACAGGAGACTACGACTCCCCAAACACCGGACACTTCACCTTCAAC GGCAAGCGACGAATCTAGACAGGAGCCTACGACTACTGAAACACCGGACACTTCACCTTCTAC aaatcacatgcaacctGTGACGTTATCTGAAGTTATGTCAAAAATGGCCAAAGCCACAGCGAGTCGAATTCTTTCCTACATGAACCATTCTTCCGATGCGTGTGatgatttttatgaatacGCTTGTGGAGAGTTCGAAGATAACCAGCTTACGATAGAAAATGACCTCGCAGAACAAGCAATGCAACgaattttca CCGAGGCTCAAAAACGCCGAAGTGACAAACAGCCCTTTCTCGACTATTACGAAAGCTGCCTGAATTACGAAAAGACGACCAATCAGTCTGAAAGATTGACAAACG TTCGACGAGCTGTACAAGAAATCGGACGTTTTGATTACACGGATAACATTGGGAAGGATGATACCCAACCTAAATTCATCGATACGCTCCGGAGACTTTTCGAACGGAACAG CGCCCTCTTATTCGACATTACTCCAGACCTCGCAGTAACAGAAGGGAATTGTAACACAGAGCCAGAAACAGTTCAGTTTACTTGGAAAATTGGGCCACTGATCAGCAGAACTGACCCCTACACGAATAGAAGAGCAGAGGAATGCTATAAACAGCAGGAATCGGTGAGAAACAAACCGGAAGTGAATTTGACAGAAGTCTACGGAACTTACAAAGAGTGCAAG AACTACTTGGGCACCTTTACAACGTCCATCAAAGAtagcgtgaaaaaaattttcgaaacggATTTTGATCGATCGGAGCGAATCGGGGTTGACGTTGAGAAGCTGATTGAACTTTTCCGTCTGCCG GAGATGGATGAAGATGAAATCCGTAAGGCCTACGCAACCAAGAAATATATCTTGAAGGGTGACGATGACCTCTCTGTCAGATGGGCACGTAATCAATCGCCATTC CTTGATTTCAAGAAACTATTACCACCTCGAGCAAATGTGGAAAGAAAACGCTGGCATGGTTATCTTCTTGAAGACCTTACTCGAGCTGTAAAGAATGTCGCCTTTCGAAGCTATCGGATTGATGACGAAACGTGGATAAATGATGCTCTCCTCGCAATTTACGCTAACGATGTCTATCACGAG tTTGCTGCTCCGCGCCACGATGTCGAAAATTACTGCAAGCGACTAGCAACTAACCTGATGAAGACGCATGCATCCAGTTTATACATGTCATCATTCAAAAGCGAGGAACTCGAGGTCATGGACAGAACG GTGAtcgaaatgtttgaaaaattaaggAAAACATTGGAGTCGAATGTGTTGAAACAGAAGTGGATTGGGAAGAAGAGCAAAGAGgcaattttgaagaaaatcgcAAGTCTCTCGATCGCGACACCCGCCCACCGAACCGATTATCATAACTCAAACGACAATGAG ATCGAACTCACAGGcgattttttcaacgacacAATGGCGCTGCGGAAGATGTACAGAACGTCCATGTACCAGATGCTGGATAAACGGCCAAGCGAAGAAAT ATGGACGTACTTCGCCCAACCGTACGACGCGTCGACTTCATCTATATACGAGctcgagaaaataattataccgtTCGGAGCTGTAGATTGGCGCTTTTTGGACCGTTCCTACACCACGTCAACGCAGCATTTGGGGCTAGCTACTCTTGGAACGCTTATCGCCAATGAAATTACTCATCATTTTGACTTCACAG GCATAAATTACCTGAACGGTCGGAAAGGTAGGGGCGTGGCGCCTGTTTTCTGCTCTAGCACGGAGGATGATATAGCTTACAGAAGCGACTACAAAAACCATTACCAAAATTTGAGGGGAAAAATGGACTCCATCTTCCTGCCATCGACTTctcaaaatattcattacagC ATATCCGACCTCAGTCTCAATGAGAGATTCTCAGACGACGCCGGCCTGCGACTCGCCTACGATACGATGTTAAACTTACCCGCGGAAGCTAAAATACCATTGCCCTGGCTTTCGAACTCGGAATCTAACGAGATACAACAATTCTTCTTGGCCTATGCTCAG ATGCAATGCACAAAGAAGCCTCTCACAACATCCTTCAGATCGCTCTACGAAGACGAAAACTTGCCAAGCCGACTACGGATTGCGATAACTGCCGCCAATAACGAAGCCCTTGGAGAAGCCTGGCAGTGCAAAACGGGAACCAAAGTCCGCCCTGAGGAAAAAACATATAATTTTCCTCACCTCGACGGTATAGACTTCGGTCGTGATACCGAAGCACTCCCACCTTATCAATGA
- the LOC124304396 gene encoding uncharacterized protein LOC124304396 isoform X43, which translates to MRTYRSYDVNAVEGGGTESSPVQRKPFFIVKLILFLVLCAIIITLCILWVSKSKEASRDNNIVGKQDGLQGGYDGTSQMPVSEFDTQETTTTETPDTSPLTAGGESRQETTTTETPDTSPLTAGVESRQEPTTTETPDTSPSTAGVESRQETTTPQTPDTSPSTASDESRQEPTTTETPDTSPSTAGVESRQETTTPQTPDTSPSTAGGESRQETTTTETPDTSPSTAGVESRQETTTPQTPDTSPSTAGVESRQETTTPQTPDTSPSTAGIESRQETTTPQTPDTSPSTAGGESRQETTTTETPDTSPSTAGVESRQETTTPQTPDTSPSTAGVESRQETTTPQTPDTSPSTAGVESRQETTTPQTPDTSPSTASDESRQEPTTTETPDTSPSTNHMQPVTLSEVMSKMAKATASRILSYMNHSSDACDDFYEYACGEFEDNQLTIENDLAEQAMQRIFTEAQKRRSDKQPFLDYYESCLNYEKTTNQSERLTNVRRAVQEIGRFDYTDNIGKDDTQPKFIDTLRRLFERNSALLFDITPDLAVTEGNCNTEPETVQFTWKIGPLISRTDPYTNRRAEECYKQQESVRNKPEVNLTEVYGTYKECKNYLGTFTTSIKDSVKKIFETDFDRSERIGVDVEKLIELFRLPEMDEDEIRKAYATKKYILKGDDDLSVRWARNQSPFLDFKKLLPPRANVERKRWHGYLLEDLTRAVKNVAFRSYRIDDETWINDALLAIYANDVYHEFAAPRHDVENYCKRLATNLMKTHASSLYMSSFKSEELEVMDRTVIEMFEKLRKTLESNVLKQKWIGKKSKEAILKKIASLSIATPAHRTDYHNSNDNEIELTGDFFNDTMALRKMYRTSMYQMLDKRPSEEIWTYFAQPYDASTSSIYELEKIIIPFGAVDWRFLDRSYTTSTQHLGLATLGTLIANEITHHFDFTGINYLNGRKGRGVAPVFCSSTEDDIAYRSDYKNHYQNLRGKMDSIFLPSTSQNIHYSISDLSLNERFSDDAGLRLAYDTMLNLPAEAKIPLPWLSNSESNEIQQFFLAYAQMQCTKKPLTTSFRSLYEDENLPSRLRIAITAANNEALGEAWQCKTGTKVRPEEKTYNFPHLDGIDFGRDTEALPPYQ; encoded by the exons atgcGGACCTATAGGTCGTACGACGTGAATGCTGTGGAAGGAGGTGGGACGGAGTCTTCTCCAGTTCAACGAAAACCTTTCTTTATCGTTAAACTGATCTTATTTCTTGTACTTTGTGCCATAATTATCACATTGTGCATATTGTGGGTGTCAAAAAGTAAAGAAGCGTCGAGGGATAATAATATCGTAGGAAAACAG GATGGATTACAAGGAGGGTATGATGGAACAAGTCAAATGCCTGTCAGCGAATTTGATACACAGGAGACTACGACTACTGAAACACCGGACACTTCACCTTTAAC GGCAGGCGGCGAATCTAGACAGGAGACTACGACTACTGAAACACCGGACACTTCTCCTTTAAC GGCAGGCGTCGAATCTAGACAGGAGCCTACGACTACTGAAACACCGGACACTTCACCTTCAAC GGCAGGCGTCGAATCTAGACAGGAGACTACGACTCCCCAAACACCGGACACTTCACCTTCAAC GGCAAGCGACGAATCTAGACAGGAGCCTACGACTACTGAAACACCGGACACTTCACCTTCTAC GGCAGGCGTCGAATCTAGACAGGAGACTACGACTCCCCAAACACCGGACACTTCACCTTCAAC GGCAGGCGGCGAATCTAGACAGGAGACTACGACTACTGAAACACCGGACACTTCACCTTCTAC GGCAGGCGTCGAATCTAGACAGGAGACTACGACTCCCCAAACACCGGACACTTCACCTTCAAC GGCAGGCGTCGAATCTAGACAGGAGACTACGACTCCCCAAACACCGGACACTTCACCTTCAAC GGCAGGCATCGAATCTAGACAGGAGACTACGACTCCCCAAACACCGGACACTTCACCTTCTAC GGCAGGCGGCGAATCTAGACAGGAGACTACGACTACTGAAACACCGGACACTTCACCTTCTAC GGCAGGCGTCGAATCTAGACAGGAGACTACGACTCCCCAAACACCGGACACTTCACCTTCAAC GGCAGGCGTCGAATCTAGACAGGAGACTACGACTCCCCAAACACCGGACACTTCACCTTCAAC GGCAGGCGTCGAATCTAGACAGGAGACTACGACTCCCCAAACACCGGACACTTCACCTTCAAC GGCAAGCGACGAATCTAGACAGGAGCCTACGACTACTGAAACACCGGACACTTCACCTTCTAC aaatcacatgcaacctGTGACGTTATCTGAAGTTATGTCAAAAATGGCCAAAGCCACAGCGAGTCGAATTCTTTCCTACATGAACCATTCTTCCGATGCGTGTGatgatttttatgaatacGCTTGTGGAGAGTTCGAAGATAACCAGCTTACGATAGAAAATGACCTCGCAGAACAAGCAATGCAACgaattttca CCGAGGCTCAAAAACGCCGAAGTGACAAACAGCCCTTTCTCGACTATTACGAAAGCTGCCTGAATTACGAAAAGACGACCAATCAGTCTGAAAGATTGACAAACG TTCGACGAGCTGTACAAGAAATCGGACGTTTTGATTACACGGATAACATTGGGAAGGATGATACCCAACCTAAATTCATCGATACGCTCCGGAGACTTTTCGAACGGAACAG CGCCCTCTTATTCGACATTACTCCAGACCTCGCAGTAACAGAAGGGAATTGTAACACAGAGCCAGAAACAGTTCAGTTTACTTGGAAAATTGGGCCACTGATCAGCAGAACTGACCCCTACACGAATAGAAGAGCAGAGGAATGCTATAAACAGCAGGAATCGGTGAGAAACAAACCGGAAGTGAATTTGACAGAAGTCTACGGAACTTACAAAGAGTGCAAG AACTACTTGGGCACCTTTACAACGTCCATCAAAGAtagcgtgaaaaaaattttcgaaacggATTTTGATCGATCGGAGCGAATCGGGGTTGACGTTGAGAAGCTGATTGAACTTTTCCGTCTGCCG GAGATGGATGAAGATGAAATCCGTAAGGCCTACGCAACCAAGAAATATATCTTGAAGGGTGACGATGACCTCTCTGTCAGATGGGCACGTAATCAATCGCCATTC CTTGATTTCAAGAAACTATTACCACCTCGAGCAAATGTGGAAAGAAAACGCTGGCATGGTTATCTTCTTGAAGACCTTACTCGAGCTGTAAAGAATGTCGCCTTTCGAAGCTATCGGATTGATGACGAAACGTGGATAAATGATGCTCTCCTCGCAATTTACGCTAACGATGTCTATCACGAG tTTGCTGCTCCGCGCCACGATGTCGAAAATTACTGCAAGCGACTAGCAACTAACCTGATGAAGACGCATGCATCCAGTTTATACATGTCATCATTCAAAAGCGAGGAACTCGAGGTCATGGACAGAACG GTGAtcgaaatgtttgaaaaattaaggAAAACATTGGAGTCGAATGTGTTGAAACAGAAGTGGATTGGGAAGAAGAGCAAAGAGgcaattttgaagaaaatcgcAAGTCTCTCGATCGCGACACCCGCCCACCGAACCGATTATCATAACTCAAACGACAATGAG ATCGAACTCACAGGcgattttttcaacgacacAATGGCGCTGCGGAAGATGTACAGAACGTCCATGTACCAGATGCTGGATAAACGGCCAAGCGAAGAAAT ATGGACGTACTTCGCCCAACCGTACGACGCGTCGACTTCATCTATATACGAGctcgagaaaataattataccgtTCGGAGCTGTAGATTGGCGCTTTTTGGACCGTTCCTACACCACGTCAACGCAGCATTTGGGGCTAGCTACTCTTGGAACGCTTATCGCCAATGAAATTACTCATCATTTTGACTTCACAG GCATAAATTACCTGAACGGTCGGAAAGGTAGGGGCGTGGCGCCTGTTTTCTGCTCTAGCACGGAGGATGATATAGCTTACAGAAGCGACTACAAAAACCATTACCAAAATTTGAGGGGAAAAATGGACTCCATCTTCCTGCCATCGACTTctcaaaatattcattacagC ATATCCGACCTCAGTCTCAATGAGAGATTCTCAGACGACGCCGGCCTGCGACTCGCCTACGATACGATGTTAAACTTACCCGCGGAAGCTAAAATACCATTGCCCTGGCTTTCGAACTCGGAATCTAACGAGATACAACAATTCTTCTTGGCCTATGCTCAG ATGCAATGCACAAAGAAGCCTCTCACAACATCCTTCAGATCGCTCTACGAAGACGAAAACTTGCCAAGCCGACTACGGATTGCGATAACTGCCGCCAATAACGAAGCCCTTGGAGAAGCCTGGCAGTGCAAAACGGGAACCAAAGTCCGCCCTGAGGAAAAAACATATAATTTTCCTCACCTCGACGGTATAGACTTCGGTCGTGATACCGAAGCACTCCCACCTTATCAATGA
- the LOC124304396 gene encoding uncharacterized protein LOC124304396 isoform X37 → MRTYRSYDVNAVEGGGTESSPVQRKPFFIVKLILFLVLCAIIITLCILWVSKSKEASRDNNIVGKQDGLQGGYDGTSQMPVSEFDTQETTTTETPDTSPLTAGGESRQETTTTETPDTSPSTAGVESRQETTTPQTPDTSPLTAGGESRQETTTPQTPDTSPSTAGGESRQETTTTETPDASPSTAGGESRQETTTTETPDTSPLTAGVESRQEPTTTETPDTSPSTAGGESRQETTTTETPDTSPSTAGVESRQETTTPQTPDTSPSTAGVESRQETTTPQTPDTSPSTAGIESRQETTTPQTPDTSPSTAGGESRQETTTTETPDTSPSTAGVESRQETTTPQTPDTSPSTAGVESRQETTTPQTPDTSPSTAGVESRQETTTPQTPDTSPSTASDESRQEPTTTETPDTSPSTNHMQPVTLSEVMSKMAKATASRILSYMNHSSDACDDFYEYACGEFEDNQLTIENDLAEQAMQRIFTEAQKRRSDKQPFLDYYESCLNYEKTTNQSERLTNVRRAVQEIGRFDYTDNIGKDDTQPKFIDTLRRLFERNSALLFDITPDLAVTEGNCNTEPETVQFTWKIGPLISRTDPYTNRRAEECYKQQESVRNKPEVNLTEVYGTYKECKNYLGTFTTSIKDSVKKIFETDFDRSERIGVDVEKLIELFRLPEMDEDEIRKAYATKKYILKGDDDLSVRWARNQSPFLDFKKLLPPRANVERKRWHGYLLEDLTRAVKNVAFRSYRIDDETWINDALLAIYANDVYHEFAAPRHDVENYCKRLATNLMKTHASSLYMSSFKSEELEVMDRTVIEMFEKLRKTLESNVLKQKWIGKKSKEAILKKIASLSIATPAHRTDYHNSNDNEIELTGDFFNDTMALRKMYRTSMYQMLDKRPSEEIWTYFAQPYDASTSSIYELEKIIIPFGAVDWRFLDRSYTTSTQHLGLATLGTLIANEITHHFDFTGINYLNGRKGRGVAPVFCSSTEDDIAYRSDYKNHYQNLRGKMDSIFLPSTSQNIHYSISDLSLNERFSDDAGLRLAYDTMLNLPAEAKIPLPWLSNSESNEIQQFFLAYAQMQCTKKPLTTSFRSLYEDENLPSRLRIAITAANNEALGEAWQCKTGTKVRPEEKTYNFPHLDGIDFGRDTEALPPYQ, encoded by the exons atgcGGACCTATAGGTCGTACGACGTGAATGCTGTGGAAGGAGGTGGGACGGAGTCTTCTCCAGTTCAACGAAAACCTTTCTTTATCGTTAAACTGATCTTATTTCTTGTACTTTGTGCCATAATTATCACATTGTGCATATTGTGGGTGTCAAAAAGTAAAGAAGCGTCGAGGGATAATAATATCGTAGGAAAACAG GATGGATTACAAGGAGGGTATGATGGAACAAGTCAAATGCCTGTCAGCGAATTTGATACACAGGAGACTACGACTACTGAAACACCGGACACTTCACCTTTAAC GGCAGGCGGCGAATCTAGACAGGAGACTACGACTACTGAAACACCGGACACTTCACCTTCTAC GGCAGGTGTCGAATCTAGACAGGAGACTACGACTCCCCAAACACCGGACACTTCACCTTTAAC GGCAGGCGGCGAATCTAGACAGGAGACTACGACTCCCCAAACACCGGACACTTCACCTTCTAC GGCAGGCGGCGAATCTAGACAGGAGACTACGACTACTGAAACACCGGACGCTTCACCTTCTAC GGCAGGCGGCGAATCTAGACAGGAGACTACGACTACTGAAACACCGGACACTTCTCCTTTAAC GGCAGGCGTCGAATCTAGACAGGAGCCTACGACTACTGAAACACCGGACACTTCACCTTCAAC GGCAGGCGGCGAATCTAGACAGGAGACTACGACTACTGAAACACCGGACACTTCACCTTCTAC GGCAGGCGTCGAATCTAGACAGGAGACTACGACTCCCCAAACACCGGACACTTCACCTTCAAC GGCAGGCGTCGAATCTAGACAGGAGACTACGACTCCCCAAACACCGGACACTTCACCTTCAAC GGCAGGCATCGAATCTAGACAGGAGACTACGACTCCCCAAACACCGGACACTTCACCTTCTAC GGCAGGCGGCGAATCTAGACAGGAGACTACGACTACTGAAACACCGGACACTTCACCTTCTAC GGCAGGCGTCGAATCTAGACAGGAGACTACGACTCCCCAAACACCGGACACTTCACCTTCAAC GGCAGGCGTCGAATCTAGACAGGAGACTACGACTCCCCAAACACCGGACACTTCACCTTCAAC GGCAGGCGTCGAATCTAGACAGGAGACTACGACTCCCCAAACACCGGACACTTCACCTTCAAC GGCAAGCGACGAATCTAGACAGGAGCCTACGACTACTGAAACACCGGACACTTCACCTTCTAC aaatcacatgcaacctGTGACGTTATCTGAAGTTATGTCAAAAATGGCCAAAGCCACAGCGAGTCGAATTCTTTCCTACATGAACCATTCTTCCGATGCGTGTGatgatttttatgaatacGCTTGTGGAGAGTTCGAAGATAACCAGCTTACGATAGAAAATGACCTCGCAGAACAAGCAATGCAACgaattttca CCGAGGCTCAAAAACGCCGAAGTGACAAACAGCCCTTTCTCGACTATTACGAAAGCTGCCTGAATTACGAAAAGACGACCAATCAGTCTGAAAGATTGACAAACG TTCGACGAGCTGTACAAGAAATCGGACGTTTTGATTACACGGATAACATTGGGAAGGATGATACCCAACCTAAATTCATCGATACGCTCCGGAGACTTTTCGAACGGAACAG CGCCCTCTTATTCGACATTACTCCAGACCTCGCAGTAACAGAAGGGAATTGTAACACAGAGCCAGAAACAGTTCAGTTTACTTGGAAAATTGGGCCACTGATCAGCAGAACTGACCCCTACACGAATAGAAGAGCAGAGGAATGCTATAAACAGCAGGAATCGGTGAGAAACAAACCGGAAGTGAATTTGACAGAAGTCTACGGAACTTACAAAGAGTGCAAG AACTACTTGGGCACCTTTACAACGTCCATCAAAGAtagcgtgaaaaaaattttcgaaacggATTTTGATCGATCGGAGCGAATCGGGGTTGACGTTGAGAAGCTGATTGAACTTTTCCGTCTGCCG GAGATGGATGAAGATGAAATCCGTAAGGCCTACGCAACCAAGAAATATATCTTGAAGGGTGACGATGACCTCTCTGTCAGATGGGCACGTAATCAATCGCCATTC CTTGATTTCAAGAAACTATTACCACCTCGAGCAAATGTGGAAAGAAAACGCTGGCATGGTTATCTTCTTGAAGACCTTACTCGAGCTGTAAAGAATGTCGCCTTTCGAAGCTATCGGATTGATGACGAAACGTGGATAAATGATGCTCTCCTCGCAATTTACGCTAACGATGTCTATCACGAG tTTGCTGCTCCGCGCCACGATGTCGAAAATTACTGCAAGCGACTAGCAACTAACCTGATGAAGACGCATGCATCCAGTTTATACATGTCATCATTCAAAAGCGAGGAACTCGAGGTCATGGACAGAACG GTGAtcgaaatgtttgaaaaattaaggAAAACATTGGAGTCGAATGTGTTGAAACAGAAGTGGATTGGGAAGAAGAGCAAAGAGgcaattttgaagaaaatcgcAAGTCTCTCGATCGCGACACCCGCCCACCGAACCGATTATCATAACTCAAACGACAATGAG ATCGAACTCACAGGcgattttttcaacgacacAATGGCGCTGCGGAAGATGTACAGAACGTCCATGTACCAGATGCTGGATAAACGGCCAAGCGAAGAAAT ATGGACGTACTTCGCCCAACCGTACGACGCGTCGACTTCATCTATATACGAGctcgagaaaataattataccgtTCGGAGCTGTAGATTGGCGCTTTTTGGACCGTTCCTACACCACGTCAACGCAGCATTTGGGGCTAGCTACTCTTGGAACGCTTATCGCCAATGAAATTACTCATCATTTTGACTTCACAG GCATAAATTACCTGAACGGTCGGAAAGGTAGGGGCGTGGCGCCTGTTTTCTGCTCTAGCACGGAGGATGATATAGCTTACAGAAGCGACTACAAAAACCATTACCAAAATTTGAGGGGAAAAATGGACTCCATCTTCCTGCCATCGACTTctcaaaatattcattacagC ATATCCGACCTCAGTCTCAATGAGAGATTCTCAGACGACGCCGGCCTGCGACTCGCCTACGATACGATGTTAAACTTACCCGCGGAAGCTAAAATACCATTGCCCTGGCTTTCGAACTCGGAATCTAACGAGATACAACAATTCTTCTTGGCCTATGCTCAG ATGCAATGCACAAAGAAGCCTCTCACAACATCCTTCAGATCGCTCTACGAAGACGAAAACTTGCCAAGCCGACTACGGATTGCGATAACTGCCGCCAATAACGAAGCCCTTGGAGAAGCCTGGCAGTGCAAAACGGGAACCAAAGTCCGCCCTGAGGAAAAAACATATAATTTTCCTCACCTCGACGGTATAGACTTCGGTCGTGATACCGAAGCACTCCCACCTTATCAATGA